In Methanomicrobium antiquum, one DNA window encodes the following:
- a CDS encoding winged helix-turn-helix domain-containing protein encodes MSKILDITENHLKILSLFTKGYDCEYYIREICRHVPVSHGAAQNILNSLEEKGVLESVMKGRNRIFSLRKTGLCVNYILLAESYKRLKFSEKYPLTYEIIYKILPAFTGPLALFGSYSSELATEFSDIDLLSAGGFDKRQVDEVSRKFKVDINIKQYTKEIVLLGIGNDHLIKEVYKNHIWLCCPEFFVEGYIK; translated from the coding sequence ATGTCCAAAATTTTAGACATAACAGAAAACCACTTAAAAATTCTCTCGCTGTTTACAAAAGGCTATGACTGCGAGTATTATATCAGGGAAATATGCCGTCATGTCCCGGTATCACACGGTGCGGCCCAAAACATCCTTAATTCACTTGAGGAGAAGGGTGTTTTGGAATCTGTGATGAAGGGGAGAAACAGGATTTTTTCGCTTCGAAAAACAGGACTGTGCGTAAACTATATTCTTCTTGCCGAAAGCTACAAACGACTTAAGTTCTCAGAAAAATATCCTCTCACATATGAGATAATATATAAGATTCTTCCGGCATTTACCGGACCTCTGGCTCTATTTGGAAGCTATTCATCAGAGCTTGCGACCGAATTTTCTGATATTGATCTTTTAAGTGCAGGCGGGTTTGACAAAAGACAGGTAGATGAAGTTTCAAGAAAATTTAAGGTTGATATAAATATAAAACAATACACAAAAGAGATTGTTCTCTTGGGAATAGGAAATGATCATCTGATAAAAGAAGTTTATAAGAATCATATCTGGCTTTGCTGTCCGGAATTTTTTGTAGAAGGTTACATAAAATGA
- a CDS encoding FeoB small GTPase domain-containing protein has product MTEKNETILLIGNPNVGKSVLFNRLTGGDAVVSNYPGTTVDYTKGTLIIDKKTYTVIDVPGAYSLNARDKAEEVCVEMLEKNKDAIAVIVLDATRIERGLYIALETIETGISSIVVLNMIDSAREREILVDTAKLQKILGVPVVETSAISGEGIKNLGDMIRKALPAEISDIQLRADGKETAQKTPQGCFGCGGCGGCGGV; this is encoded by the coding sequence ATGACAGAAAAAAATGAGACAATTCTTTTAATAGGCAATCCAAATGTTGGCAAAAGTGTACTTTTTAACAGGCTGACAGGCGGAGATGCCGTTGTTTCAAACTATCCGGGAACAACTGTTGATTACACAAAAGGAACGCTTATAATCGACAAAAAAACCTATACTGTAATAGACGTTCCGGGTGCTTATTCTCTGAATGCCAGAGATAAAGCAGAAGAAGTCTGTGTCGAAATGCTTGAAAAAAATAAAGATGCAATAGCAGTGATTGTCCTTGATGCAACAAGAATTGAGCGGGGACTTTATATTGCACTCGAAACAATCGAGACAGGTATCTCTTCAATTGTTGTTTTGAATATGATTGATTCGGCACGTGAAAGAGAGATTTTGGTAGATACTGCAAAACTTCAAAAAATTCTTGGAGTTCCTGTCGTTGAAACAAGCGCCATATCAGGAGAGGGAATAAAGAACCTTGGTGATATGATAAGAAAAGCTCTTCCTGCAGAAATTTCTGATATTCAGCTAAGAGCTGACGGAAAAGAAACTGCTCAGAAAACACCGCAGGGATGCTTTGGATGCGGCGGCTGTGGTGGCTGTGGAGGTGTCTGA
- a CDS encoding HEPN domain-containing protein has translation MSEIEWCKDQRKGLHLIEPNDNLSDAYLKKAEEALETMNSIDSPDWIISIGYYCMYYSMYAVLMKAGIKSEIHTCTTECIKEYFGKFFSQADLDTVEDARVMRVESQYSIARESAQRQASEIVANAPVFLLKCKYVCSKITKKDIKQIRSNFY, from the coding sequence ATGAGCGAGATTGAATGGTGCAAAGATCAAAGAAAAGGGCTTCATCTGATTGAACCAAACGACAATCTCTCAGATGCATATCTAAAAAAGGCAGAAGAAGCTCTTGAAACGATGAACTCGATAGACTCGCCGGACTGGATTATATCAATCGGCTATTACTGCATGTACTATTCGATGTACGCCGTTTTGATGAAGGCCGGAATTAAAAGCGAGATTCATACATGTACAACAGAATGCATAAAAGAATATTTTGGGAAATTTTTCTCGCAGGCGGATTTGGACACTGTAGAAGATGCAAGGGTGATGCGTGTTGAATCACAGTACTCTATAGCACGTGAATCAGCACAAAGACAGGCATCAGAGATTGTGGCAAATGCGCCGGTCTTTCTTTTAAAGTGCAAATATGTCTGCTCAAAAATAACAAAAAAAGATATTAAACAAATCCGCAGTAATTTTTATTAA
- a CDS encoding nucleoside recognition domain-containing protein, with protein sequence MVFSENERWALVDSISSQVIKSGTYTQRVGDILGELTVKPLTGIPVALGVLYAFWSVFGSFAGALCTDGFFVKFFDNYFLPWLQSSWPDPNSILYFLFVGDPTATNCFEAFGVLSSGLFVAIGVVLPAVFIFYLMMALLEDSGYLPRLAVLVDTFLHKIGLHGYAIVPTILGLGCNVPAVTATRILETKKQRFMMMTLIAIFIPCGAQLGVMLEVIPESVGYVMLFLIIGYFVFGYVLSKIVPGENPEILIDVPPYHMPQRSNVFKKLKMRTGGFLLNAVPFVLFGVLVVNVMYLVGFIQWLSDILAPLFVNWFGLPKETAGPLVSAFLRKDLAVAQLSVIEMTQYQMISAIVLISIYFPCVATFVVMLKEGWKELLAAVAVLLSVAFIYGGIIHAIGIILGVA encoded by the coding sequence ATGGTCTTTTCAGAAAATGAAAGATGGGCACTTGTTGACAGCATCTCATCACAGGTTATCAAAAGCGGAACATACACACAAAGAGTAGGAGATATTTTAGGAGAACTTACAGTAAAGCCTCTTACAGGAATTCCTGTGGCACTTGGTGTATTATACGCATTCTGGAGCGTCTTTGGCTCATTTGCAGGAGCACTCTGTACAGACGGATTTTTTGTGAAATTCTTTGACAATTATTTCCTGCCATGGTTGCAGTCGTCATGGCCTGACCCGAACAGCATTTTATATTTCCTGTTTGTCGGTGATCCTACTGCAACTAATTGTTTTGAGGCTTTTGGTGTGCTATCATCAGGTCTTTTTGTTGCAATAGGAGTTGTTCTTCCGGCAGTCTTCATATTCTATCTTATGATGGCACTTCTTGAGGATTCAGGGTATCTGCCGCGTCTGGCAGTTCTTGTTGACACATTCCTGCACAAAATTGGTCTTCACGGATACGCAATCGTTCCGACAATTCTCGGACTTGGATGCAATGTTCCGGCAGTAACCGCAACACGCATTCTTGAAACAAAGAAGCAGAGATTCATGATGATGACCTTAATTGCAATCTTCATACCGTGCGGTGCACAGCTTGGTGTTATGCTCGAGGTTATTCCGGAAAGTGTCGGATATGTAATGCTGTTTCTGATAATCGGTTACTTCGTCTTTGGCTACGTATTAAGTAAAATAGTTCCGGGAGAAAACCCTGAAATTTTAATTGATGTTCCCCCGTATCACATGCCGCAAAGGTCAAATGTTTTTAAGAAGCTTAAGATGAGAACAGGTGGATTCTTGCTAAACGCTGTTCCATTCGTTCTTTTCGGTGTTTTAGTCGTAAATGTTATGTATCTTGTCGGATTTATCCAGTGGCTCTCAGATATTTTAGCACCTTTATTTGTGAATTGGTTTGGACTTCCAAAAGAAACAGCAGGACCTTTGGTTTCGGCATTCTTAAGAAAAGACCTGGCAGTCGCACAGCTTTCAGTAATTGAAATGACACAGTACCAGATGATCTCTGCAATCGTTTTAATATCAATTTATTTCCCCTGTGTTGCAACATTTGTCGTGATGCTAAAGGAAGGCTGGAAAGAACTTTTGGCAGCAGTTGCAGTTTTATTATCGGTTGCCTTCATATACGGCGGAATCATCCACGCAATAGGAATAATACTTGGGGTGGCATAA
- a CDS encoding FeoA family protein, which yields MQTILTGLLKNETAIVKKVEGGAGVKQQLSLRGLCEGVKIRMIDCTCGPVVLDINGSTLALGRGIAGKIIVDRC from the coding sequence ATGCAAACTATTCTTACAGGCCTTTTAAAAAACGAAACAGCAATTGTCAAAAAAGTCGAAGGAGGAGCAGGTGTAAAACAACAGCTCTCACTCAGAGGTCTTTGTGAGGGTGTTAAAATCAGAATGATCGACTGTACATGCGGTCCTGTGGTTCTTGACATAAACGGCTCAACACTTGCCCTTGGAAGAGGAATTGCCGGAAAAATAATTGTTGACAGGTGCTAA
- a CDS encoding MBL fold metallo-hydrolase, translated as MNILNKYSFVAYIPNRPEALNLAAGIITELDGNINRIHYDRQIDSQTAFFEVTCTEDAYIRIKEKLSKIGFLRNSLKSLPFLKFSVNLLNRSGALLEFLNIVSDAGAYIGSIDFDDTGSFPETVYVSMNLEEEHRAEELLNALKNHYKIEIIDYDTTGTKLDKTIFYVRFAQQLRRYLQNADDTALMDFLKDINHTVQELTRLGENPDEIFENYILCGEFLNKTTGDGFYADVQEIRIIDNLTLFCFQMPGGGSIFIFDAPDEIVMIDTGYGIYAEDAKKMFAYYGLDVEKKLKSVIITHGDADHCGAGGAYNVAAYMHPATLEIIKCGNRAWGSKSEKSILEKVYTTMIALFSHWNPSSEENIRLFPESSAERVKGFPVLAKIPIGGLSFDVLLSLGGHQFGQLLIFCREKGLIFTADSLMNFSSFTDERKRYNSIADFLVTSVNVDSSLAREERKGILEIVKDYEEESGEKCLICGGHGAVSVINSEGKLESFIEPEHYVHSLN; from the coding sequence TTGAACATTTTAAATAAATATTCATTTGTTGCATACATTCCAAACAGACCTGAGGCACTAAACCTTGCGGCCGGCATTATAACAGAGCTTGACGGAAACATAAACAGAATTCACTATGACAGGCAGATAGATTCACAGACTGCCTTTTTTGAGGTTACCTGCACTGAGGATGCTTACATAAGGATAAAAGAGAAACTCTCTAAAATTGGATTTCTCAGAAATTCCCTAAAGAGCCTGCCTTTTTTGAAGTTCAGCGTGAATCTTTTAAACAGGTCAGGTGCACTTCTTGAATTTTTAAATATTGTTTCAGATGCCGGTGCATATATTGGCTCAATTGACTTTGATGATACCGGAAGCTTTCCGGAGACAGTTTATGTAAGTATGAATCTTGAAGAGGAGCACCGGGCAGAAGAGCTTCTAAACGCCTTAAAAAATCATTATAAGATTGAAATAATTGACTATGACACAACCGGTACAAAGCTTGACAAAACAATTTTTTATGTCAGATTTGCTCAACAGCTTCGCCGGTATCTTCAAAACGCAGATGATACTGCACTTATGGATTTTTTAAAAGACATCAACCATACAGTCCAGGAGCTTACAAGGCTTGGAGAAAATCCTGACGAGATTTTTGAAAATTATATTCTCTGCGGTGAATTTTTAAATAAAACGACAGGAGACGGATTTTACGCCGATGTGCAGGAGATAAGAATTATTGATAATCTTACACTCTTTTGCTTTCAGATGCCGGGAGGCGGCAGTATATTCATCTTCGATGCACCTGATGAGATTGTGATGATTGACACAGGCTACGGGATTTATGCAGAGGATGCTAAGAAAATGTTTGCCTATTATGGTCTTGATGTTGAGAAAAAATTAAAGTCAGTTATTATAACCCACGGTGATGCCGATCACTGTGGTGCAGGAGGAGCATACAATGTAGCGGCATATATGCATCCGGCAACACTTGAGATTATTAAATGCGGCAACCGTGCATGGGGCTCTAAGAGTGAAAAATCAATTCTTGAGAAGGTGTACACAACAATGATAGCGCTTTTTTCGCACTGGAATCCTTCTTCAGAAGAAAATATCAGGCTCTTTCCGGAATCATCAGCAGAAAGAGTAAAAGGTTTTCCGGTGCTTGCAAAAATTCCGATTGGAGGACTTTCATTTGACGTCCTTTTAAGCCTTGGCGGACACCAGTTCGGTCAGCTTTTAATATTCTGCAGGGAAAAAGGGCTGATTTTTACAGCAGACAGTCTTATGAATTTCTCAAGTTTTACTGATGAACGCAAAAGATATAATTCAATTGCAGATTTTCTTGTTACATCTGTCAATGTTGACAGTTCACTTGCCCGCGAGGAGAGAAAAGGGATTTTAGAGATTGTTAAGGATTACGAAGAAGAATCAGGTGAAAAATGTCTTATCTGCGGGGGTCACGGTGCTGTTTCTGTAATAAACAGCGAAGGTAAGCTTGAATCTTTTATTGAGCCTGAACACTATGTTCATTCTCTAAATTAA
- a CDS encoding FeoA family protein, with protein MISSLSVLEYGQTGVITEISKYSRELNALGIRVGKIVKMVTKQPIKGPVVVMSGEVVVAIGIEMASCITVNTGIVPPGSA; from the coding sequence ATGATATCCTCACTATCAGTCCTTGAATACGGGCAGACCGGAGTTATAACAGAAATATCAAAATATTCACGTGAATTAAACGCTCTTGGTATAAGAGTTGGCAAAATTGTAAAAATGGTTACAAAACAGCCAATAAAAGGGCCGGTTGTTGTGATGAGCGGAGAAGTTGTTGTGGCAATAGGAATTGAGATGGCTTCCTGTATTACAGTAAACACAGGTATTGTGCCGCCAGGTTCTGCCTGA
- a CDS encoding FeoA family protein, translating into MEKRLTNLEYGETGLIKEIKASSQNLSPIGIRVGKSVKMITKQPIKGPVVVMAGEVEVALGIEQAKEIIVDVTNGQNEPKNRLR; encoded by the coding sequence ATGGAGAAAAGACTTACCAATCTGGAATATGGAGAAACAGGCCTGATAAAAGAGATAAAAGCCTCATCACAAAATCTAAGCCCAATTGGGATCAGAGTTGGAAAAAGTGTAAAAATGATTACAAAACAGCCAATAAAAGGGCCGGTTGTTGTAATGGCAGGAGAAGTGGAGGTTGCTCTTGGAATTGAGCAGGCCAAAGAAATAATTGTTGATGTTACAAATGGACAAAATGAGCCAAAAAACCGGCTCAGGTAA
- a CDS encoding PAS domain S-box protein, protein MESKGDIYKLIFDNAGTGILLSDNKGVILAANKAFCERTGFFEDEIAGKHKFCSFIHPDDKKRVEEIYKNQTEKQTSENLITEFRFLRKDGEVINVASTFAFDEKTGNIIITLLNITEKIEILKALKRRDAILYAINHGINLFLKENSWKKVMPDVLKAIGEAAEVARIYCFENSTDEKTGLLLMNERFEWAYDKKASQINNPKMQGLSYKDAGVLRWQEKLKKGEVVFADINSVDEDERKNMEVLGVKTSVIAPIFINDRWWGFAGLDETRKERVWSEGEIETIGVAAGMIGSAIYRQESYETLIAYITEAALRIKEPGFVIKENLVQIKKDVLDDIVSKQSIATKIEIQIKNIEQVNRNIKDLNRLIVERNKDIPEAYRHFISG, encoded by the coding sequence ATGGAAAGCAAAGGCGACATATATAAATTAATATTTGACAATGCAGGAACGGGAATCCTGCTTTCAGACAACAAAGGAGTTATTCTTGCCGCAAACAAAGCCTTTTGCGAGAGAACAGGATTTTTTGAAGATGAGATTGCCGGCAAACATAAATTCTGCTCATTTATTCATCCTGATGATAAAAAGAGAGTTGAAGAAATTTATAAAAATCAGACAGAAAAACAGACATCAGAAAATTTAATAACCGAATTCAGATTTCTAAGAAAGGACGGAGAAGTAATTAATGTCGCATCAACATTTGCTTTTGATGAGAAGACCGGAAACATCATAATAACTCTTTTAAATATCACAGAAAAAATTGAAATATTAAAGGCGCTTAAAAGACGCGATGCTATTCTTTATGCAATTAATCATGGGATTAACCTGTTTTTAAAGGAAAATTCATGGAAAAAAGTAATGCCTGATGTTTTAAAGGCTATTGGTGAGGCGGCAGAGGTTGCAAGGATTTACTGTTTTGAAAATTCTACAGATGAAAAAACCGGACTTTTACTGATGAATGAAAGATTTGAATGGGCATATGATAAAAAAGCATCACAGATAAATAATCCTAAAATGCAGGGACTTTCCTACAAAGATGCCGGTGTTTTAAGATGGCAGGAAAAGCTCAAAAAAGGCGAGGTGGTCTTTGCAGATATCAACTCCGTTGACGAAGACGAGAGAAAAAACATGGAAGTTTTAGGCGTCAAAACCTCTGTTATCGCACCAATATTTATCAATGACAGATGGTGGGGTTTTGCAGGCCTTGATGAAACAAGAAAAGAGAGGGTCTGGAGTGAAGGTGAAATTGAAACTATCGGTGTTGCCGCCGGAATGATTGGAAGTGCGATATACAGGCAGGAGAGTTATGAAACACTTATTGCATACATAACTGAAGCCGCCCTAAGAATTAAAGAGCCGGGATTTGTAATAAAGGAAAATCTTGTCCAGATAAAAAAGGATGTTTTGGATGATATTGTATCAAAGCAGAGCATTGCAACTAAAATTGAGATTCAGATTAAAAATATAGAGCAGGTCAACAGAAACATAAAAGATCTTAACAGATTGATTGTTGAGAGAAACAAAGATATTCCAGAGGCCTACAGGCATTTTATTTCAGGCTAA
- a CDS encoding winged helix-turn-helix transcriptional regulator codes for MEQKNILSEINYHSFRVVYLFLILISIIGLSQIVSAENPDDYIITDSTIPGDYIDSSGSDNLRDYADLPVWIKISMVSGAIISVFCALKYIPVILAGQSQANKKGNRDKIYECICANPGLISVEISELTKINTGTARYHLYLLEKNHEIVSVKTGHKIFYFQNRSLFTKEQIAGIILCRNETTKEILDVIRKKPGASNKLISDIVGIDKSTVHWHIKRLLRAGMVKIKRRGNSVKYFFVEVLS; via the coding sequence ATGGAACAGAAAAATATACTCTCTGAAATTAATTATCACAGTTTTAGAGTTGTTTATTTATTTCTTATTTTAATATCAATCATCGGCCTTTCTCAAATTGTTTCGGCTGAAAATCCGGATGATTACATAATTACAGATTCAACCATACCTGGTGATTACATAGATTCATCAGGAAGTGATAATTTAAGAGATTACGCTGATTTACCAGTCTGGATAAAAATTTCTATGGTTTCCGGAGCAATAATCTCCGTCTTCTGTGCTTTAAAATACATCCCGGTTATTCTGGCAGGACAATCTCAGGCAAATAAGAAAGGAAACCGGGATAAAATATACGAATGCATATGTGCCAATCCGGGATTAATATCAGTAGAAATTAGTGAACTTACAAAAATTAACACGGGAACTGCAAGATATCACTTATATCTGCTAGAAAAAAACCATGAGATAGTATCAGTTAAAACAGGTCATAAAATTTTTTATTTTCAGAACAGATCTTTATTTACCAAAGAACAGATTGCGGGGATTATTCTCTGCCGCAATGAAACGACAAAAGAGATTCTTGATGTAATCAGAAAAAAGCCCGGTGCATCCAATAAGCTGATATCTGATATTGTCGGAATCGATAAAAGCACTGTTCACTGGCATATAAAGCGTCTTTTACGGGCAGGTATGGTTAAGATAAAAAGGAGGGGAAATTCTGTTAAATATTTTTTTGTGGAAGTTTTATCCTGA
- a CDS encoding DUF7504 family protein, whose protein sequence is MDSSKDCLENVEILLVISPPERLKDNNVELIRRLTENDREILIITSSQPSQYLHELYEAKGIDSGKISFIDTITKFAMGTVPDGVQRCRFLSSPSDLTSLSIAISESLKEIKEKKPALLIDSLNAMLIYLPSSDITKFMHFLTSKLRIMFLSGIYLAAEDSLDPKIMSQIMTFTDRVINMDSESYSDSEADSKEKDIN, encoded by the coding sequence ATGGATTCTTCAAAAGACTGTCTTGAAAATGTTGAGATATTGCTTGTAATATCTCCTCCGGAAAGACTAAAAGACAACAATGTAGAACTAATCAGAAGACTGACAGAAAACGACCGCGAAATACTAATTATCACATCAAGCCAGCCGTCACAATATCTACATGAATTATACGAAGCAAAGGGAATAGACTCCGGAAAGATTTCTTTTATAGACACTATAACAAAATTTGCAATGGGAACAGTGCCTGATGGTGTACAACGTTGCAGATTCCTGAGCAGTCCGTCTGATCTTACCTCTCTTTCTATCGCAATCAGTGAAAGTTTAAAGGAGATAAAAGAGAAAAAACCCGCATTGCTTATAGATTCGTTAAATGCAATGCTTATTTATCTCCCGTCATCCGACATTACAAAGTTCATGCATTTTCTTACAAGCAAGCTTAGAATTATGTTTCTTTCCGGAATCTATCTTGCCGCTGAAGACAGTCTGGACCCTAAGATAATGTCTCAGATTATGACTTTTACAGACAGGGTTATCAACATGGATTCTGAGTCCTATTCGGACTCTGAAGCCGATTCCAAAGAAAAGGACATAAATTAG
- a CDS encoding TolB family protein, which produces MNLIEKYKKKVLQILVLLLSLCILIPATSAIDISGEEKTIFTAEEDAGIYAAIDSGNILIREALLDKVSSWSKFYIYNISEEKLEKIADYSFYSHNLAINKNIAVWQGKSEERDFVEGKYDVYLYNLDERNTPKIIVDKFNSVDDLTVGENMIIITGRNSIAESSDYDHGDIFVYNLEDESLTKHEFPGCQYGVAISEDCLVFYDDRYGQMKDTVHLMNFDTGKTRQIGDEKKGVYSNPDISGDKIVYKFDEDFGSFLKDSAPQQLIMTDIYTNDTTFIASPGVRIKSHPKIGGDNIVWTDKRNGKYSVWLYNLKEESEILISVTDEEYGGAVDISGDTVIWTDIVDGKDVLKLIKLDIPETSTVLTETPQSLEKSTAENDLEENPTQVANLSSGLTVAAVIFGLCFFVMRTINYKK; this is translated from the coding sequence ATGAATCTTATAGAAAAATACAAAAAAAAAGTTTTACAAATTTTAGTACTACTATTATCTCTCTGCATCCTTATTCCGGCCACCTCGGCAATAGATATTTCCGGCGAAGAAAAGACAATTTTTACAGCGGAAGAAGATGCAGGCATATATGCCGCGATCGATTCGGGGAATATACTAATCAGGGAAGCACTTCTTGACAAGGTTTCCAGCTGGTCAAAATTTTATATATACAACATCAGCGAAGAAAAGCTTGAAAAGATAGCAGATTATTCCTTTTATTCTCACAATCTTGCTATTAATAAGAACATTGCTGTATGGCAGGGAAAATCCGAAGAAAGAGACTTTGTCGAAGGGAAATATGATGTCTATTTATATAATTTGGATGAGAGAAATACACCGAAAATAATAGTGGATAAATTTAATTCTGTCGATGATCTGACAGTAGGAGAAAATATGATTATAATTACAGGAAGGAATTCAATTGCAGAATCTTCCGATTATGACCATGGAGATATTTTTGTATATAATCTGGAAGATGAAAGCCTTACCAAACATGAATTTCCGGGTTGCCAGTATGGAGTCGCTATTTCAGAGGATTGTCTTGTATTCTATGATGACAGATACGGACAAATGAAAGATACTGTCCATTTAATGAACTTCGATACAGGCAAAACCCGACAAATCGGTGATGAAAAAAAAGGAGTTTATTCTAATCCCGACATATCCGGTGATAAAATAGTCTATAAATTTGATGAGGATTTTGGGTCATTTTTGAAAGACAGTGCTCCTCAACAACTCATTATGACAGACATTTACACGAACGATACAACATTTATTGCATCACCCGGTGTAAGAATCAAAAGCCATCCGAAGATTGGCGGGGATAATATTGTCTGGACCGATAAAAGAAATGGTAAGTATTCAGTATGGCTTTACAATCTCAAAGAAGAAAGTGAGATTTTGATCTCCGTTACAGATGAAGAGTATGGAGGTGCAGTTGACATCTCAGGTGATACCGTTATCTGGACTGACATTGTTGACGGGAAGGATGTCTTGAAATTAATAAAGCTGGACATACCTGAAACTTCCACAGTCCTGACTGAAACACCGCAGTCACTTGAAAAAAGCACGGCAGAAAATGATCTCGAAGAAAACCCGACACAGGTTGCAAATCTTTCTTCAGGACTTACGGTTGCCGCAGTAATTTTTGGTTTGTGTTTTTTTGTCATGAGAACTATCAATTATAAAAAATAA
- a CDS encoding methionine biosynthesis protein MetW, producing the protein MDFREIVSISQGPLSILNPLSFEKAIYIGEIAGMSEETSVIDFGCGNATLLGLWGENFGISGRGVEIREDACRTAGMTIEELGLSDKISIFFADASSYEKEEDELYDFAVALGASQIWGGIEETLTALSEFIKDTGSIIIGDRYWKKDSVSPEFCRQWPEILTEYEILQIIRDKGFNLKSVVRAGDDDWDIYESGIWRNCLEWLSDDDNRQNPGYDDLLNYYRRIQEEYMAYGRENTGWAMYLIVPSLTEPSS; encoded by the coding sequence ATGGATTTTCGTGAGATAGTCTCCATATCACAGGGCCCTTTAAGCATATTAAATCCTTTAAGCTTTGAAAAGGCGATATACATAGGAGAGATTGCAGGCATGTCTGAAGAGACATCTGTAATTGATTTTGGCTGTGGGAATGCTACTCTTCTCGGACTCTGGGGAGAGAATTTTGGCATATCCGGAAGAGGCGTGGAAATAAGAGAAGATGCCTGCCGGACTGCCGGAATGACAATTGAAGAACTTGGTCTTTCAGATAAAATTTCAATCTTCTTTGCCGATGCCTCATCCTATGAAAAAGAAGAGGATGAATTATACGACTTTGCAGTTGCTCTTGGTGCATCACAAATTTGGGGCGGAATTGAAGAGACATTAACTGCTCTTTCAGAATTTATCAAAGATACAGGCTCAATAATAATCGGCGACAGATACTGGAAGAAAGATTCAGTATCACCTGAATTTTGCAGGCAGTGGCCTGAAATTCTTACCGAATATGAAATTCTGCAAATTATTAGAGATAAAGGTTTTAATCTAAAATCGGTTGTCAGGGCAGGCGATGACGACTGGGACATATATGAATCAGGAATCTGGAGAAACTGCTTAGAATGGCTTTCAGACGATGATAACAGGCAAAATCCCGGATATGACGATCTTTTAAATTATTACAGACGAATCCAGGAAGAATATATGGCTTACGGACGGGAAAATACCGGATGGGCAATGTATCTGATTGTACCTTCGTTAACTGAACCTTCATCTTAA